CCGTCTCGGGAAATCCGATCTCGGGGTCAACCGGAAACGGGTTGAGGATATCCGGGCGCGATGGAAGGCGGCGGGGAAGTGAGCAGGTGATGGAACGCACGCCAGCCCTCTCGCTCATCATCCCGGTATTGAGCGAGGCCGAGACCATCAACGAGTCCATTCATCATATTCGTGAACTGGATGCCCACAGGATGGCGGAGATCATCGTGGTCGACGGAGATCCCGGGGGAAGTACTATCTGCGCGGTCACGGGTGAGGGCGTGCGCACGGCGGTTGCTGAAAAGGGTCGGGCCAGGCAGATGAATCACGGCGCAGCGATCGCAAACGGCGCTGTTCTTGTGTTTCTCCACGCGGACACTCTCCTGCCGTCGAACGCTTTTGCTTTGATCCGGTCAACTATGAACGACAAACGTTTTGTCGGCGGGGCATTCGATCTCGGGTTC
The nucleotide sequence above comes from Nitrospirota bacterium. Encoded proteins:
- a CDS encoding TIGR04283 family arsenosugar biosynthesis glycosyltransferase, with protein sequence MERTPALSLIIPVLSEAETINESIHHIRELDAHRMAEIIVVDGDPGGSTICAVTGEGVRTAVAEKGRARQMNHGAAIANGAVLVFLHADTLLPSNAFALIRSTMNDKRFVGGAFDLGFNTKRTIFRITELYVFLRTRLTKIPFGDQAIFIRRDFFEEIGGYRDIPIMEDVEIMQRIKKRGKRIRIIPEKVLTSTRRYEQEGIVYATLRNWMLQLQYALGVSPERLARRYKS